Within Agarivorans litoreus, the genomic segment AACAAGGGGTACAAGATGTATCTCAACAAGCCAATACCTCACGCGATGATATTGGAGATGTGTCGGCACTAACAAAGCAAGGCCGACAGGCCGCCCACACCACCCGTAAAACAACCACACAGCTAAAAACAACCATTCTTAATGCAGCAGAGAAAGTTGATACGCTTAAGCAAAGCTCTGATGATATAGGCTCAATACTCGATGTGATTCAAGGTATTGCAGAGCAAACTAACCTACTTGCGCTAAATGCCGCCATTGAAGCCGCAAGAGCCGGTGAACAAGGCCGAGGTTTTGCAGTTGTCGCTGATGAAGTGCGTAACCTTGCAAGCCGTACTCAAAATTCGACCACAGAGATCTTTAACGTTATCGAAGGTCTACAAAAAGGTGCAAACGAAGCCGTAGACTTAATGAAACAAGGCGAAACCATGGTGCTAGAGTGCTTAAGCCAAGCAGAACAAAGTGACCAACAGCTGGAAAATATAGCCGTTATGCTGGAGCAAATTCGCGCCTACAGCCAGCAAATTGCAACAACAGCTGAAGAGAAGATGGCTGTGGCTTCACAAGTGGCCAACAACGTACAAAAAATTGTAGAGTTAGGCCACTCGGCCCACAAAGATGCAGAGCACAATGAACAAGCCAGCGAATCATTAAAAGCCAAATCTGAGCAACAACTCGGGCAACTGGCTATTTTCAAGCTCAAAGAATACTTGCCTGCAAACAATCAAATTGCGGCCCAGTAGCTTATTGTGATGAAACCAATAATAAATACGCTAACAAAAACCGGGCTATCTGCGGCGATGCTGGTTGTCTTAACTGCCTGTAGCTCCAGCAAACTTAACGATGATTTGCAGAGCCAAGCGCTACATCTAGAAAACAAACAAATTTTAGCAAGCGCTAACTTGGATGCAGATGGCCCAGACTACGGACAATCCGCTTACCAGCTAATTCGTCAGCAGTTTGGCAACAACGCCATAGAATCACCGGATCGCTTTAAAAACGACCACCAAGGTGAGCTCCATATACAAGAATACACAGACAAGCTATACGGCCCCTATTTTCGCTTTATTTTGCACCGAGATTTAGATGGCAATAAAGGAAAGTATATCGATAGACAACGCAATGAAATTAAAGTCTATGGCGGCTCGGCAGACGCATTAAAAGGCTACCAAAACAGTCATTTCTCATACAGTTGGAAGTTTCGCGTCAGCAATGACATGCAGGTTACCAACAAGTTCACCCATTTGTTTCAACTAAAAGCCGTAGGCGGTGAAGATTCAATGCCAATTATTACGCTAACTGGAAATACCCGTTATGGTAAAGCAGGCATAGAAGTAAGGCATAGTCCATTGCGCCAAACCCATATTCTAGCAAGAGCCGATTGGGACTTGATTCAAGGAGAGTGGCTAGAGGCCAAGGTTCAAGCCAAATACAGCGAACAAGGTTGGTTCAGCTTAACACTCGTTCGCTTACGCGATGGAGCAGAAATATTTAACTTTCGCGAAGACAAGCTAGATATGTGGCGAGGTGTGAGCGAACAACATTTTGTTCGCCCTAAATGGGGGATTTATCGCTCGCTTGTTGAAGCAAACAAACTTAAACCAAGTGTACATGTAGACTTTGCTAACTTTAGCATCAAGCAAATTGCTACAAACTAGCGGGCTTAACCACAGTCACTCAGCTTGTTATTTACCAAGGCATAAGTACAGAAGCTAGTTAATGCAACTTGCTCAACTTGCATAAAATGCCCCTGCTCAACTAGGCGAATAACTTTGGAGTATTGGGCTGGTAAGTATTGCTCGGCAAAATCAGCATTTTTGGGATCAACCAAATGGTCTTTGCCACCTTGTACCAACCCCACGGGGATTTTAAGCGCAGCTAAACGCTCGGCCGAATCAGCTAAGCCATCCTGCAGGGCAAACATATCCAAATTAACTTGGTTTAGTTGTTTCCCCATATCAGACAAAGACAATAAAAAGTGCCCTACACCACTTCTAGCAAACTTATTATACCCAATCAACTTGAAGATGCAGGCTTGAGTACCTGAAAATTATCGTTCACTCGAGATGCCAAGGAGCCTGCGATCTCCTGAAGAGTCACAGAAAAAAATTGGTCTATCGCCGCCTTAAAGTCTCGTTTATTTTTGAAATAAACGTTGTTTCTCGACTTCTCGTTCATTACCTTCCATAACCGCTCTATTGGGTTGAGGTTTGGACTGTAAGGTGGGAGGTAATGCAATTCAATATTAAGGACAAACGCGGCATCTTTGACTAAGTTACTACGGTGATATCCCGCACCATCTAAAATGATATGAAGCTTATGGCCTAACGGGTAACTCTCTCTGAGCTTACAGAAAAAACGAACAATATTTTCACTGTTAATGCTTTCGTAATCGCTAACAACCGTCGCTCCAATATCGGATAAATTCAGTGCGCCAATAAGGTTTAACCGACTACGGTTGCCCGTTGTTT encodes:
- a CDS encoding heparin lyase I family protein, whose protein sequence is MKPIINTLTKTGLSAAMLVVLTACSSSKLNDDLQSQALHLENKQILASANLDADGPDYGQSAYQLIRQQFGNNAIESPDRFKNDHQGELHIQEYTDKLYGPYFRFILHRDLDGNKGKYIDRQRNEIKVYGGSADALKGYQNSHFSYSWKFRVSNDMQVTNKFTHLFQLKAVGGEDSMPIITLTGNTRYGKAGIEVRHSPLRQTHILARADWDLIQGEWLEAKVQAKYSEQGWFSLTLVRLRDGAEIFNFREDKLDMWRGVSEQHFVRPKWGIYRSLVEANKLKPSVHVDFANFSIKQIATN
- a CDS encoding alpha/beta fold hydrolase, whose product is MSLSDMGKQLNQVNLDMFALQDGLADSAERLAALKIPVGLVQGGKDHLVDPKNADFAEQYLPAQYSKVIRLVEQGHFMQVEQVALTSFCTYALVNNKLSDCG